The following are encoded together in the Flavobacterium haoranii genome:
- a CDS encoding ArsR family transcriptional regulator, with product MSTFVTYYTNMLQAIITSKTRLRLLVKFFINVANTGYLRGLATEMQENTNAIRKELNHLSDSGFIIREELDSKIIYRANAAHPFFEILQQMVRKYVGIDDIVERIFERIGAVSKVYLIGDYAKGLDTGLIEIVVVGDNLDQQYLNQIATKISKEIEKTVVLSVSRSLVTNGLLIFEA from the coding sequence ATGAGTACTTTTGTTACTTATTATACAAATATGTTGCAAGCTATAATTACTTCAAAAACGCGTTTGAGGCTGTTGGTTAAATTTTTTATCAATGTGGCCAATACCGGTTATTTGAGAGGTTTAGCTACTGAAATGCAGGAAAATACGAATGCTATTCGTAAAGAGTTAAATCATCTAAGTGATTCGGGATTTATTATTAGAGAAGAGCTTGATTCTAAGATTATTTACAGGGCAAATGCGGCTCATCCGTTTTTTGAAATTCTACAACAAATGGTTCGTAAATATGTAGGAATTGATGATATAGTGGAACGTATATTTGAACGTATTGGTGCAGTTTCAAAGGTGTATTTGATTGGGGATTATGCTAAAGGATTGGATACTGGTTTAATAGAAATTGTAGTTGTGGGGGATAATTTGGACCAACAATATTTAAATCAAATTGCCACAAAAATTTCAAAAGAAATCGAAAAAACAGTTGTATTGTCGGTTTCAAGATCTTTAGTTACGAATGGTTTGTTGATTTTTGAAGCCTAA
- a CDS encoding UpxY family transcription antiterminator → MNWFALYTKPRNEKKVAEQLEKLGVEVYCPIVAVVKQWSDRKKTIQQPLFNSYVFVRLEEKERDKVFQVPGVVRYLFWLGKPAIVRDQEVKNIKELLLESYKEVVVTGLVPGSKVTLDEGVFKGQTATYIEKKGNKTILVLDSLGMTLILER, encoded by the coding sequence GTGAATTGGTTTGCATTATATACAAAACCTCGAAATGAGAAAAAAGTAGCTGAGCAATTGGAAAAACTAGGGGTAGAAGTGTATTGCCCTATTGTAGCTGTTGTTAAGCAGTGGAGCGATAGAAAAAAAACAATCCAACAACCGCTTTTTAATTCCTATGTTTTTGTACGATTAGAAGAAAAAGAACGCGATAAGGTGTTTCAAGTACCAGGAGTAGTAAGGTATCTTTTTTGGTTGGGTAAACCCGCCATTGTACGTGACCAAGAGGTTAAAAATATTAAAGAACTCTTATTAGAAAGTTATAAAGAAGTCGTGGTCACAGGATTAGTACCAGGTAGCAAAGTAACTTTAGACGAAGGGGTTTTTAAAGGCCAAACGGCAACCTATATTGAAAAAAAAGGGAACAAAACAATTTTGGTTTTGGATAGTTTAGGAATGACCTTGATATTGGAGCGATAG
- a CDS encoding SDR family oxidoreductase: MSTLLITGGAGFIGSNLCEYFLYKGHHVICLDNFATGHRHNIAPFLENPNFKLIEGDIRSFDDCNLAVQGVDYVLHQAALGSVPRSIKDPITSNDVNVSGFLNMLVASRDAGVKRFIYAASSSTYGDSESLPKVEDVIGKPLSPYAITKYVNELYADIFSKTYGLETIGLRYFNVFGRRQDPNGAYAAVIPLFVKQFMNHESPIINGDGNYSRDFTYVDNVIQMNELAMNTTNPNAINTVYNTAVGDRTTLNDLVHYLKEYLSAYDTAIAQVEVVHGPNRLGDIPHSLASVEKAKSLLGYRPTHTIGQGLKEAVAWYWEHLK, translated from the coding sequence ATGAGTACATTATTAATTACAGGAGGCGCTGGATTTATCGGTTCCAATTTATGTGAATATTTTTTATATAAAGGACATCATGTTATTTGTTTGGATAATTTTGCGACGGGACATCGCCACAATATTGCTCCTTTTTTAGAAAATCCTAATTTTAAATTAATAGAGGGAGATATCAGATCTTTTGATGATTGTAATTTAGCAGTTCAAGGAGTGGATTATGTGTTGCATCAAGCCGCTCTTGGGTCGGTGCCTCGTTCTATAAAAGATCCCATTACTTCTAATGATGTTAATGTTTCGGGATTTTTAAATATGTTGGTTGCGTCTAGAGATGCTGGGGTAAAACGTTTTATTTATGCTGCCAGTTCCTCTACTTATGGTGATTCTGAAAGTTTGCCAAAGGTAGAAGATGTTATTGGGAAACCATTGTCTCCTTATGCGATTACCAAATATGTAAACGAATTATATGCGGATATTTTCAGTAAGACATATGGGTTAGAAACTATCGGATTGCGTTATTTTAATGTTTTTGGACGTCGTCAAGATCCAAACGGAGCTTATGCAGCTGTAATTCCTTTGTTTGTGAAGCAATTTATGAATCACGAATCTCCAATTATCAATGGGGATGGTAATTATTCTAGAGATTTTACCTATGTAGACAACGTGATTCAAATGAATGAGTTAGCCATGAATACAACTAATCCAAATGCAATCAATACGGTTTATAATACTGCTGTTGGCGATCGAACAACTTTAAATGATTTGGTACATTATTTAAAAGAATACTTAAGTGCTTATGATACTGCTATTGCTCAAGTTGAAGTGGTTCATGGTCCAAATCGATTAGGTGATATTCCACACTCTTTGGCTTCAGTTGAAAAAGCAAAATCACTTTTAGGATATAGGCCCACTCATACAATAGGTCAAGGATTAAAAGAAGCTGTGGCTTGGTATTGGGAGCATTTGAAGTGA
- a CDS encoding ATP-binding protein translates to MNSLPSNVIQRNHYINKVIPFIDKSIIKVFTGQRRVGKSYLLFQIMDYIKNNFQVFQILYVNKEDLSFSFINSAEELVNYVNKQISNQKKMYLFIDEIQDIPDFSLALRSLLLNENIDIYCTGSNATMLSSDIAGYLSGRYIEINVQSLAYVEFLMFHKLKDTPESLESYLKYGGLPYLKNLPLRDDVVFEYLKSIYTTIVYRDIINRYAIRNVAFLEKLVHFVCSNTGSIFSSKKISDFLKSQKTNMPPNQVQLYVNYLVHAFLIHKVNRYDLVGKRLFEIGEKYYFENLGIRNAIWGYRIEDRGKIIENLVYNELLFRGYDVQVGIIGTNEIDFIAKKNNEVWYVQVALQLTEEQTLQREFGNLLKINDNYRKTVVTLDVYKGNTFEGIEIMDLRTFCMLTD, encoded by the coding sequence ATGAATTCACTACCCAGTAATGTAATACAAAGAAATCATTATATCAATAAAGTAATACCGTTTATTGATAAGTCAATAATAAAAGTATTTACAGGACAAAGGAGGGTTGGAAAAAGTTATTTGTTGTTTCAAATAATGGACTATATAAAAAACAACTTCCAAGTATTTCAAATACTTTATGTTAATAAAGAAGATTTGTCTTTCTCATTTATAAATTCCGCTGAGGAATTGGTAAATTATGTTAATAAACAGATTTCGAATCAAAAAAAGATGTATCTATTTATTGATGAAATACAGGACATTCCTGATTTTAGTTTAGCATTACGTTCGTTGTTGTTAAATGAAAATATCGATATTTATTGTACGGGTAGCAACGCTACAATGCTTTCTTCAGATATTGCAGGTTATTTAAGTGGGCGTTACATTGAAATCAATGTTCAAAGTTTGGCTTATGTCGAATTTTTAATGTTCCATAAATTAAAAGATACGCCGGAAAGTTTAGAAAGTTACCTTAAGTATGGAGGGTTACCTTACTTAAAAAATCTTCCCCTAAGGGATGATGTGGTTTTTGAATATTTAAAAAGTATTTATACAACTATAGTCTATCGCGATATAATTAATCGATATGCTATACGAAATGTCGCTTTTCTAGAAAAATTAGTGCACTTTGTTTGCAGTAACACTGGGAGTATTTTCTCAAGTAAAAAAATTAGCGATTTTTTAAAATCTCAAAAAACCAATATGCCACCCAATCAAGTCCAATTGTATGTCAATTATTTGGTTCATGCTTTTTTAATCCATAAAGTAAATCGATATGATTTGGTGGGAAAACGATTATTTGAGATTGGTGAGAAATATTACTTCGAGAATTTAGGTATTCGAAATGCGATATGGGGGTATCGAATAGAGGATAGAGGAAAAATTATTGAAAATTTAGTTTATAATGAATTACTATTTCGAGGCTACGATGTTCAAGTGGGAATAATTGGTACTAATGAGATTGATTTTATCGCAAAAAAAAATAATGAGGTTTGGTATGTTCAAGTAGCGTTACAGCTCACAGAAGAACAAACTTTACAACGTGAGTTTGGTAATTTGTTAAAAATTAATGACAATTATAGAAAGACGGTTGTTACCTTAGATGTTTACAAAGGCAATACTTTTGAAGGTATAGAAATAATGGACTTGAGAACCTTTTGTATGCTTACAGATTAA
- a CDS encoding adenylyltransferase/cytidyltransferase family protein: MKIGITFSAFDLLHAGHIKMLEEAKRNCDYLIVGLQTDPTIDRPEKNKPTQTVVERYIQLKGCKFVDEIVPYATEQDLEDILRAFKIDVRIVGEEYRDKTFTGRTFCEENGIMLYFNKRNHRFSSSSLRKIVSEKELK, from the coding sequence ATGAAAATAGGAATCACATTCAGTGCGTTTGACCTTTTGCATGCTGGACATATAAAAATGTTAGAAGAAGCCAAACGAAATTGCGATTATTTAATAGTAGGATTGCAAACAGACCCTACCATTGACCGCCCTGAAAAAAACAAACCCACTCAAACCGTTGTGGAGCGATACATTCAATTAAAAGGTTGCAAATTTGTTGATGAAATTGTGCCCTATGCTACCGAACAAGATTTAGAGGATATTTTAAGAGCATTTAAAATTGATGTTCGCATAGTAGGAGAAGAATACCGCGACAAAACTTTCACAGGCCGTACCTTTTGCGAAGAAAATGGTATCATGTTATATTTTAACAAAAGAAACCACCGTTTTTCAAGCAGCAGCTTGAGAAAAATTGTTTCTGAAAAAGAATTAAAATAA
- a CDS encoding nucleotide sugar dehydrogenase, translating into MNKIAIIGLGYVGLPLARLFATKYPVVGFDINQNRIQELRSGTDSTLEVSDEILQAVLVINNPVAEALEATGLYCSSDLNDIKDANTYIVTVPTPVDKHNKPDLTPLYKASETVGKVLKKGDVVIYESTVYPGATEEECIPVLEKISGLKFNEDFFAGYSPERINPGDKEHTVEKILKVTSGSTPEIGVKVNELYKTVITAGTHLAPTIKVAEAAKVIENSQRDINIAFVNELAKIFNILDIDTHAVLEAAGTKWNFLPFRPGLVGGHCIGVDPYYLAQKAQEHGYHPEIILAGRRLNDSMGEYVAAQVVKLMIKKGITVKGANLLLLGVTFKENCPDVRNTKIVDVVKALEDYGIHVTIFDPWANPAEVKHEYNLVCHDELVSGSKYEAIVLGVAHKEFLNLDLELLKRENAVVYDVKGVLKNSDAKL; encoded by the coding sequence ATGAACAAAATCGCCATCATCGGACTAGGCTACGTAGGCCTACCATTAGCCCGTTTATTTGCTACGAAATACCCAGTAGTAGGATTCGATATCAATCAAAATCGTATTCAAGAATTACGTTCAGGTACAGACAGTACTTTAGAAGTTTCTGACGAAATATTGCAAGCGGTTTTAGTAATAAATAATCCGGTGGCTGAGGCTCTCGAAGCCACCGGTTTATATTGTTCCTCAGATTTAAACGACATCAAAGACGCCAACACATATATCGTAACGGTGCCCACTCCTGTAGATAAGCATAATAAGCCAGATTTAACTCCTTTATATAAAGCTTCAGAAACGGTGGGTAAAGTCTTGAAAAAGGGAGATGTGGTAATTTATGAATCTACAGTGTATCCTGGAGCTACAGAGGAAGAATGTATCCCTGTTTTGGAAAAAATTTCGGGATTGAAATTTAACGAAGACTTTTTTGCGGGTTACTCACCAGAGCGCATTAATCCAGGGGATAAAGAGCATACCGTAGAAAAAATCCTTAAAGTGACCTCTGGCTCTACTCCAGAAATAGGCGTAAAAGTAAATGAATTATATAAAACAGTAATTACAGCAGGAACGCATTTGGCACCAACTATTAAGGTTGCTGAGGCGGCTAAAGTAATTGAAAACTCACAACGAGATATTAATATTGCTTTTGTAAATGAGTTGGCTAAAATTTTTAATATTTTAGATATAGACACTCACGCTGTTTTGGAAGCGGCAGGAACCAAATGGAATTTTTTACCTTTTAGACCAGGTTTGGTTGGCGGACATTGTATTGGGGTAGATCCTTATTACTTAGCCCAAAAAGCACAAGAGCATGGTTACCATCCAGAAATTATTTTGGCAGGAAGAAGACTGAATGATTCTATGGGAGAATATGTAGCTGCTCAAGTAGTGAAATTAATGATTAAAAAAGGGATTACTGTAAAAGGGGCGAATTTATTGTTATTAGGGGTGACCTTTAAGGAAAATTGCCCAGATGTTCGAAATACCAAAATAGTAGATGTGGTAAAAGCATTAGAAGATTACGGCATTCATGTAACTATTTTTGATCCATGGGCAAATCCTGCAGAGGTAAAACATGAATACAATTTAGTTTGTCACGATGAACTGGTTTCAGGATCTAAATATGAGGCTATTGTCCTAGGAGTGGCACACAAAGAATTCTTAAACTTAGATCTAGAACTGCTAAAAAGAGAAAATGCAGTGGTGTATGATGTGAAAGGGGTTTTAAAAAATAGTGACGCGAAATTGTAA
- the rfbB gene encoding dTDP-glucose 4,6-dehydratase, protein MKKILITGGAGFIGSHVVRRFVKNYPNYQIFNLDALTYAGNLENIADIENESNYTFIKGDIVEADFINNLFHEHQFDGVIHLAAESHVDRSITDPLSFVKTNVIGTMNLLNAAKDSWNDNFDNKRFYHISTDEVYGSLGAEGLFTESTAYDPKSPYSASKAASDHFVRAYGETYGLPYVITNCSNNYGPNHFPEKLIPLFINNIIENKPLPVYGDGKYTRDWLFVEDHASAIDLVFHEGKNQETYNIGGFNEWQNIDLVKLLCQQMDKKLERNEGESEKLITFVKDRPGHDLRYAIDATKINKELGWKPSVTFEQGLEKTIDWFLSNKEWLQNVTSGENQNYYQKQYK, encoded by the coding sequence ATGAAAAAAATATTGATTACCGGTGGTGCAGGATTTATTGGCTCACATGTGGTTAGGAGGTTTGTGAAAAACTATCCCAACTATCAAATTTTCAATTTAGATGCACTTACCTATGCAGGTAATTTAGAAAATATTGCGGATATAGAAAATGAATCAAATTATACCTTTATAAAAGGAGATATAGTAGAGGCAGATTTTATAAACAATCTTTTTCATGAACATCAATTTGATGGAGTTATTCATTTAGCGGCTGAATCCCATGTGGACAGATCAATCACAGACCCACTGAGTTTTGTAAAGACCAATGTAATTGGAACCATGAACTTACTAAATGCAGCTAAAGATTCGTGGAACGATAATTTTGATAATAAACGTTTCTATCATATTTCAACAGATGAGGTGTATGGTTCACTGGGAGCAGAAGGCTTATTTACAGAATCAACAGCTTATGATCCAAAATCACCTTATTCTGCATCAAAAGCAGCATCTGACCATTTTGTACGTGCTTACGGAGAAACCTATGGCCTACCTTATGTGATAACAAATTGTTCTAATAATTACGGTCCTAACCATTTTCCAGAAAAATTAATTCCATTATTTATTAACAATATAATCGAAAATAAACCGTTACCTGTTTATGGCGATGGTAAATATACCCGTGATTGGTTATTTGTCGAAGACCATGCTAGCGCAATTGATTTGGTTTTTCATGAAGGTAAAAATCAGGAGACCTATAACATTGGAGGTTTTAATGAGTGGCAAAATATAGATTTAGTAAAACTATTATGTCAACAAATGGATAAAAAGTTGGAAAGAAATGAAGGGGAATCCGAAAAATTAATTACATTTGTAAAAGACCGACCTGGACATGATTTAAGATATGCTATTGATGCTACAAAAATCAATAAGGAATTAGGTTGGAAACCCTCTGTAACTTTTGAACAAGGATTGGAAAAAACAATAGATTGGTTTTTGTCAAATAAAGAATGGTTACAAAATGTTACATCAGGCGAGAACCAAAACTATTACCAAAAGCAATACAAGTAG
- the rfbA gene encoding glucose-1-phosphate thymidylyltransferase RfbA: protein MKGIILAGGSGTRLHPLTIAVSKQLLPIYDKPMIYYPLSVLMLAGIREILIISTPHDLPNFIKLLGDGSQFGIQLSYAEQPSPDGLAQAFIIGKAFIGNDDVCLVLGDNIFYGAGLQKLLAESVRKVQEHRQAVVFGYYVEDPERYGVAEFNAAGKVLSIEEKPKAPKSNYAVVGLYFYPSSVVQMAEQVKPSARGELEITSVNRYYLENDILHLQIMSRGFAWLDTGTHEALTEATEFVKAVEKRTGLKIACLEEIALRMNYISYEKLNEIAIHGGKSDYFKYLNKLIK from the coding sequence ATGAAAGGAATAATCTTAGCAGGAGGTTCAGGTACTAGACTACATCCTCTAACGATCGCAGTATCCAAACAATTGCTACCCATCTATGACAAACCAATGATTTATTATCCCTTGTCGGTTTTGATGTTAGCTGGAATTAGAGAAATTTTAATTATTTCCACGCCGCACGATTTACCCAACTTCATCAAGTTACTAGGAGATGGTAGTCAGTTTGGAATTCAACTTTCTTATGCCGAGCAACCTTCACCCGATGGATTGGCACAAGCCTTTATCATCGGTAAAGCGTTTATAGGTAATGATGACGTATGTTTGGTGTTAGGAGACAACATTTTTTATGGAGCTGGTCTACAAAAATTATTAGCTGAATCTGTTCGAAAAGTACAAGAGCATAGACAGGCTGTAGTGTTTGGCTATTATGTAGAAGACCCTGAACGTTATGGTGTGGCTGAATTTAATGCAGCAGGTAAAGTATTGAGCATAGAAGAAAAACCCAAAGCACCGAAATCGAATTATGCGGTGGTAGGGCTTTACTTTTATCCAAGCTCAGTGGTTCAAATGGCCGAACAAGTGAAGCCTTCTGCTCGCGGAGAACTTGAGATTACCTCAGTAAACCGGTATTACTTAGAAAACGATATTTTGCATTTACAAATCATGTCCCGTGGTTTCGCATGGCTCGATACGGGCACACATGAAGCGTTGACAGAAGCAACGGAATTTGTAAAAGCGGTGGAAAAAAGAACGGGTCTCAAAATTGCTTGTTTAGAGGAGATTGCATTGAGAATGAATTACATTTCATATGAAAAGTTAAATGAGATAGCGATCCATGGCGGAAAAAGCGATTATTTTAAGTATCTTAATAAATTGATTAAATAA
- a CDS encoding lipopolysaccharide biosynthesis protein: MKGLKQKALNGAKWSLLEKVINIGFEFAVGIVLARLLMPTDFGTVAIISVIISFSLIFVNSGFSQSLVRDPEVGNKDFSTIFFFNLAVGILFYGFIFFLSPSIASFYENNELTLYVKVLGLSIFFSSLTLVQRVNLTREMNFKLMSKIGIASSLSSGILALGMAFSGFGIWSLIAKTISREIIQTSLFWFNNKWKPSSVFESTILMKHFKYGSNFLLSAIIGQFYNNILALTIGKIYNLQTLGYYNRAQLFSNTISENVGGVMTSVSFPALAKVQNDREKFVNGVSLLLRQAFYVIGILMILVFFSAKAFIPFYLGVNGKKLVNIYNIYLLLVFLVC, encoded by the coding sequence TTGAAGGGATTAAAACAAAAAGCTTTAAACGGAGCAAAATGGAGCTTACTCGAAAAAGTTATAAATATCGGGTTTGAATTTGCAGTTGGTATTGTTTTAGCGAGGCTGCTAATGCCTACTGATTTTGGTACTGTTGCTATTATTTCTGTAATCATTTCATTTTCATTGATATTTGTAAATAGTGGATTTAGCCAATCACTAGTCAGAGACCCAGAGGTTGGCAATAAAGATTTTTCTACAATATTCTTTTTCAATTTGGCTGTAGGAATACTTTTTTATGGCTTTATTTTTTTTCTTTCACCCAGTATTGCTAGTTTTTATGAGAATAATGAATTGACATTATATGTTAAGGTTCTCGGATTATCGATTTTCTTTTCTTCGCTTACCCTTGTACAAAGAGTAAACCTAACAAGGGAGATGAATTTTAAATTGATGAGTAAAATAGGCATAGCATCCAGTTTATCCTCAGGAATTTTAGCACTAGGTATGGCATTTAGTGGATTTGGGATATGGAGTTTAATAGCAAAGACTATATCACGAGAAATAATTCAAACGAGTTTGTTTTGGTTTAACAATAAATGGAAACCTTCATCCGTATTTGAGTCAACAATTTTAATGAAGCACTTCAAATATGGGTCAAATTTTCTTTTAAGTGCTATTATTGGACAATTTTACAATAATATTTTAGCGTTGACTATAGGTAAAATTTATAATCTTCAAACTCTAGGATACTATAATCGTGCACAACTTTTTTCTAATACAATTTCAGAAAATGTTGGTGGTGTTATGACAAGTGTTTCCTTTCCTGCTTTAGCGAAGGTTCAAAATGATAGAGAAAAATTTGTTAATGGAGTTAGCTTATTATTGAGACAAGCTTTCTATGTCATAGGAATATTAATGATTTTAGTGTTTTTTTCAGCAAAGGCATTTATACCTTTTTACTTGGGAGTCAATGGGAAAAAGCTGGTGAATATTTACAATATCTATCTGTTATTGGTTTTTTTGGTATGTTAA
- a CDS encoding ATP-grasp domain-containing protein, protein MKLAILGASYLQVPLIKKANQMGLETHVFAWEEGAVGKELASYFYPISILDKEAIYQKCKKIGIHGITTIATDIAMPTVNYVAKELNLIGNSLEATLISTDKYEMRKALSSKNIPCPRFSFYEVDNFQNGESFEFPLIVKPTDRSGSRGVSKVNSIAEANLAIRKALDNSINKRVIVEEFINGKNEFSVECISFKGEIFPLVVTDKVTTGTPYFCELEHHQPAQISDESKNRIFQLTIDSLNALGLVNGASHTEIILDENDNLHIVEVAGRMGGDFIGSHLVELSTGFDFLKATVDVALGCFNYDKYVFPKKNEFSGVYFLSGQKGKIIDVIYKTEEFPEVVDIKGLIEIGDNIDGIVDGSDKRIGYVIYSSKIARPLVNPSKVLNIVIN, encoded by the coding sequence ATGAAACTAGCCATTTTAGGAGCAAGTTATTTACAAGTCCCATTGATTAAAAAAGCAAATCAAATGGGCTTGGAAACACATGTATTTGCATGGGAAGAAGGAGCTGTTGGTAAGGAATTAGCTTCTTATTTCTACCCAATTTCAATTTTGGACAAAGAAGCTATTTATCAGAAATGTAAAAAAATTGGCATACATGGAATTACTACTATAGCAACAGATATTGCTATGCCAACAGTTAATTATGTAGCGAAAGAACTCAATTTAATTGGGAATTCACTTGAAGCAACCTTAATTTCTACCGATAAGTATGAAATGAGGAAGGCTTTATCATCTAAAAATATTCCTTGCCCACGGTTTAGTTTTTACGAAGTAGATAATTTTCAAAATGGTGAAAGTTTTGAATTTCCATTAATTGTTAAACCAACTGATAGATCCGGTTCACGTGGCGTTTCAAAAGTTAATAGTATTGCCGAAGCGAATTTAGCCATTAGAAAAGCGCTAGATAATTCAATTAATAAAAGAGTTATTGTTGAAGAGTTCATTAATGGAAAGAATGAATTTTCGGTTGAATGTATAAGCTTTAAAGGAGAAATTTTTCCATTAGTCGTGACTGATAAGGTAACAACTGGGACACCCTATTTTTGTGAACTTGAGCACCATCAACCAGCTCAAATAAGTGATGAATCAAAAAATAGAATATTTCAATTGACCATTGATTCTCTAAATGCATTAGGTTTAGTAAATGGAGCATCACATACGGAAATTATTTTAGATGAAAATGATAATCTTCATATTGTTGAAGTTGCAGGAAGAATGGGAGGTGACTTTATAGGAAGCCACTTAGTAGAACTATCAACTGGATTTGATTTTTTGAAAGCTACTGTAGATGTTGCTTTGGGGTGTTTTAATTATGATAAATATGTATTTCCTAAAAAGAATGAATTTTCTGGCGTTTATTTTTTAAGCGGGCAGAAAGGAAAAATAATTGACGTAATTTATAAAACTGAGGAATTCCCAGAAGTTGTTGATATTAAAGGATTGATAGAAATTGGAGATAATATTGATGGAATTGTTGATGGATCAGATAAAAGAATTGGTTATGTGATTTATTCTTCAAAAATTGCAAGGCCTTTAGTTAACCCGAGTAAAGTATTAAATATCGTGATCAATTAA
- a CDS encoding acetyltransferase — MIKVLAIIGSGHLGQQIAHYAISDNHFDEVVFFDDYNKDAYVNGYKILGTTNNILIEYQKGNFTQLVVGIGYKHMNIRKDFFEKYRNVIPFATIIHSSCWVDKTATIEPGCVIYPGCSIEPNAVIKHNVILNVSCSVAHDSVIGSHSFLSPRVAIAGFVKTDECCILGINSIIIDNISICDNVQLGAGTVVISNINKKGLYVANPHRFIR; from the coding sequence ATGATTAAAGTCTTAGCAATAATTGGTTCAGGACACCTTGGACAACAAATTGCACATTATGCAATATCTGACAATCACTTTGATGAAGTTGTTTTTTTTGATGATTACAACAAGGATGCCTATGTTAATGGTTATAAAATATTAGGTACTACTAATAACATTTTAATTGAATACCAAAAGGGTAACTTTACTCAACTTGTCGTAGGTATTGGCTATAAACATATGAATATCAGAAAAGATTTTTTTGAAAAATATAGAAATGTAATACCTTTTGCTACAATTATTCACTCTAGTTGCTGGGTTGATAAAACGGCTACTATTGAGCCAGGCTGTGTCATCTATCCAGGCTGTTCTATAGAACCTAATGCAGTTATTAAACACAATGTTATTTTAAATGTCTCTTGTAGTGTAGCTCATGATTCAGTGATTGGTTCGCATTCTTTTTTATCACCAAGAGTGGCTATTGCAGGTTTCGTTAAAACTGATGAATGTTGCATACTAGGCATTAATTCTATAATTATTGATAACATAAGTATCTGTGATAATGTACAATTAGGTGCAGGAACTGTAGTAATTAGTAATATAAATAAAAAAGGATTGTATGTAGCTAATCCGCATAGATTTATAAGATAA
- a CDS encoding aminotransferase class I/II-fold pyridoxal phosphate-dependent enzyme, translated as MIPFNKPFLTGKEAHYMYDAVHTGKLSGNGKYTQKCQKWFEETYGFGKCLLTTSCTDALEMAAILIDIQPGDEVILPSYTFVSTANAFVLRGAKLVFADSRKDHPGIDESSIEALITPKTKAIVPVHYAGVACDMDIIMDIAQKYGLFVVEDAAQAIDSYYIGRDGVKRALGSIGHLAAFSFHETKNIISGEGGMLAINDLQFAKRAEIIWEKGTNRSSFLEEK; from the coding sequence ATGATACCATTTAACAAACCCTTTCTCACGGGTAAAGAAGCCCATTACATGTACGACGCAGTACATACAGGTAAATTATCAGGAAACGGCAAATACACCCAAAAATGCCAAAAATGGTTTGAAGAAACCTATGGTTTTGGTAAATGTTTGCTAACCACTTCTTGTACGGATGCCTTAGAAATGGCTGCGATATTAATTGATATTCAACCTGGTGATGAGGTAATATTACCCTCTTATACCTTTGTTAGTACCGCCAATGCTTTTGTATTGAGAGGAGCAAAATTGGTGTTTGCTGATAGCAGAAAAGACCATCCAGGTATAGATGAGTCATCAATAGAAGCATTGATTACTCCAAAAACAAAAGCTATAGTTCCTGTTCATTATGCGGGTGTGGCGTGTGATATGGATATCATCATGGACATAGCTCAAAAGTACGGTCTTTTTGTAGTGGAGGATGCCGCACAAGCGATAGATAGTTATTATATAGGTAGGGATGGGGTAAAACGTGCCTTGGGCAGTATTGGACATTTGGCAGCTTTTTCGTTTCACGAAACTAAAAATATTATTTCAGGGGAAGGAGGTATGCTAGCCATCAACGATTTGCAATTTGCCAAACGAGCGGAGATTATTTGGGAAAAAGGAACCAACCGGTCTTCTTTTTTAGAGGAGAAGTAG